One window from the genome of Spirosoma rhododendri encodes:
- a CDS encoding YtxH domain-containing protein yields the protein MFLQKHKYPQEYLSENPYVSGLLTGLLTGLAVGFLFAPRSGKELRKQIAGTVGDQTKEVKHQWDKTKAQAKETVDTIKTNVGLAADKVEDEVNKYADKAVKEADKAEQAGTEAVKEAGRLSDEAKSALDKFKDTGKLG from the coding sequence ATGTTCTTACAGAAGCATAAGTACCCACAGGAATACCTCTCCGAGAACCCATACGTATCAGGTCTGCTGACCGGCTTGTTGACTGGTCTGGCAGTTGGCTTCTTATTCGCCCCCCGGTCTGGAAAAGAGCTGCGGAAGCAGATTGCCGGTACAGTTGGCGATCAGACCAAAGAGGTTAAACACCAATGGGACAAAACAAAAGCGCAGGCCAAAGAAACAGTCGACACAATCAAAACAAACGTTGGTCTGGCTGCTGACAAAGTAGAAGACGAAGTCAACAAGTACGCCGACAAAGCTGTCAAAGAAGCCGATAAGGCAGAACAGGCAGGTACGGAGGCCGTGAAAGAAGCGGGTCGCCTGTCAGACGAAGCTAAATCCGCACTCGACAAATTCAAGGATACCGGCAAACTCGGCTAA
- a CDS encoding efflux RND transporter permease subunit, whose translation MKFEQYKTLGFTNWCVENRTAIYIFTLLITLGGLFVYNNLPKEQFPDIKVPQVYINTVYVGTAPADIENTINKQIEKQLKSISGVKRIKSNALQDVSVILVEFNPDVQTAEALQRVRDAIDKAKPDLPQKLDAGPTAQDVNFSEFPIMNINMAGNFSLKQLKEYAEDLQDAIEAMPEIRRVDIVGALTREIQINVDLPRMQSAGLAFTDIQQAVQGENVNVSGGELNVDGVRRTVRVKGEFTDVSQLENLQIRTATGATVRLGDIAQVQDSFEEQQDFARLNNKSVVTLNVIKRAGANLLSAADNIEKTIDDYKETRFPQGLDIKITADSSEPTRENVNDLINTVVLGFIFVVLILMFFMGVRDAIFIGLSVPLSALVAFVLMPVVGPAVGTAFTLNTIVLFAFLLGLGLVVDDAIVVIENSHRLFNENRDWNIRQAVKAAAGEVFVPVLTGTLTTIAPFFPLLFWPGIVGEFMKFLPLTLILTLFASLFVAYVINPVFAVTFMQRHDEEHKEAVKPGFDEIKRPLIIMAVLAGIGYVIDRGIGNLFVLFLLLYVFNHYVLTPKLILPFQERLLPALKNNYRRLISWVLTGWRSVWIVVGAFVMLIATFIITGIASPNVVFFPSGEPDYIYVYNVMPVGTDARVTDSVTKVIEKRIFKVLKDNNADHIVNSVISNVGKNAGDPTNPDRSATPQKSKVTIAFKGNEEREGIPTDTILAKVRTAMNGLPGSEISVERESNGPPTGKPIAIEIAGDDFKTLSTIEKQVRQRIQQAGIKGIDQLKTDLITNKPEIVIDIDRDKAEREGISLGQVALAIRTALFGTEISKFRDAKDEYPIMVRLRPDDRSQIERLLSLNVVYRDMASGGQLRQVPVTSVANISYSTTFSQINRKNQQRVVTLSSDVVPGYNANQIVGQIQEVVNDMDVPNGYTIKMGGEQEDQQESANFLISAFGVAILLIYLILATQFNSVVKPLIIFVTIALSLIGVLLGFVIAGKTFSVIMSGVGIIALAGIVVKNGILLIEFIEELRGRGIPLREAIIEAGGIRLTPVLLTASAAVLGLIPLAFGLTIDFVSLFRDFDPHLVIGGDSAVFWNILAWTIIFGLTFSTVLTLVIVPCLYWINERVRMKWFGKKDPALDMQKQPEREEELV comes from the coding sequence ATGAAATTTGAACAGTACAAAACCCTCGGCTTTACCAACTGGTGCGTCGAGAACAGGACGGCGATTTACATCTTCACGCTCCTGATTACGCTTGGCGGGCTGTTCGTGTACAACAACCTGCCCAAGGAGCAATTCCCGGACATCAAGGTGCCGCAGGTGTACATCAACACGGTGTACGTGGGTACGGCCCCGGCCGACATTGAGAACACGATCAATAAGCAGATTGAGAAGCAGTTGAAGTCGATTTCGGGTGTCAAGCGCATCAAGTCGAATGCCTTGCAGGACGTGTCGGTGATTCTGGTGGAGTTCAATCCCGATGTGCAGACGGCCGAAGCCCTGCAACGGGTCCGCGACGCCATCGACAAAGCCAAACCCGATCTGCCGCAGAAACTCGACGCGGGGCCAACGGCGCAGGACGTCAACTTCTCGGAGTTTCCGATCATGAACATCAACATGGCTGGTAACTTCTCGCTCAAGCAGCTGAAAGAGTACGCCGAAGATTTGCAGGACGCCATCGAAGCCATGCCTGAAATCCGGCGCGTGGACATCGTGGGTGCGCTGACGCGGGAAATCCAGATCAACGTCGACCTGCCCCGGATGCAGTCGGCGGGGCTGGCTTTTACCGATATTCAGCAGGCCGTGCAGGGCGAGAACGTCAACGTGTCGGGTGGTGAACTGAACGTCGACGGGGTTCGGCGGACGGTACGCGTGAAGGGTGAATTTACGGACGTATCACAACTCGAAAACCTGCAAATCCGCACGGCAACGGGCGCAACGGTCCGGCTCGGTGACATCGCGCAGGTGCAGGACAGCTTCGAGGAGCAGCAGGATTTTGCCCGGCTCAACAACAAGTCGGTCGTTACGCTGAACGTCATCAAACGGGCGGGGGCTAACCTGCTGTCGGCAGCCGACAACATTGAAAAGACGATTGACGACTACAAGGAGACCCGGTTCCCGCAGGGGCTGGACATCAAAATTACGGCCGATTCGTCGGAACCGACCCGCGAGAACGTTAACGACCTGATCAACACCGTCGTGCTCGGCTTCATCTTCGTCGTGCTGATTCTGATGTTCTTTATGGGGGTTCGCGACGCCATTTTCATCGGCTTGTCGGTGCCCCTGTCGGCGCTGGTCGCGTTCGTGCTGATGCCCGTCGTTGGCCCGGCGGTCGGTACGGCGTTCACGCTGAACACCATCGTGCTGTTTGCCTTTCTGCTGGGGCTGGGGCTAGTGGTCGACGACGCCATTGTGGTTATCGAAAACTCGCACCGGCTCTTCAACGAAAACCGGGACTGGAACATCCGGCAGGCGGTGAAAGCGGCAGCGGGTGAGGTATTTGTGCCGGTACTGACGGGTACGCTGACGACCATCGCGCCGTTCTTCCCGCTGTTGTTCTGGCCGGGTATCGTGGGCGAATTCATGAAATTTCTGCCCCTAACGCTGATCCTGACCCTGTTCGCGTCGCTGTTCGTGGCCTACGTTATTAACCCCGTTTTCGCCGTCACGTTCATGCAACGGCATGACGAAGAGCACAAGGAAGCTGTGAAGCCGGGGTTCGATGAGATCAAACGGCCGCTGATTATCATGGCGGTGCTGGCGGGTATTGGCTACGTCATCGACCGGGGTATCGGCAATCTGTTCGTGCTGTTCCTGCTGCTGTACGTCTTCAACCACTACGTGCTGACTCCGAAGCTGATTCTGCCGTTTCAGGAACGCCTGCTGCCTGCGCTGAAGAACAACTACCGCCGGTTGATTTCGTGGGTACTGACGGGCTGGCGGTCGGTATGGATCGTAGTCGGTGCGTTTGTGATGCTGATCGCTACGTTCATCATCACGGGCATCGCCAGTCCGAACGTCGTGTTTTTCCCCAGCGGTGAACCCGATTACATCTACGTCTACAACGTGATGCCGGTGGGCACCGACGCCCGCGTAACCGACTCGGTGACAAAGGTGATCGAGAAGCGAATTTTCAAGGTATTGAAAGACAACAACGCCGACCATATCGTCAACTCGGTGATCTCGAATGTGGGCAAAAACGCGGGCGACCCCACCAACCCCGACCGGTCGGCAACGCCCCAGAAATCGAAGGTGACGATTGCGTTCAAAGGCAACGAAGAGCGCGAAGGTATTCCGACAGATACGATTCTGGCGAAAGTCAGAACGGCGATGAACGGCTTGCCGGGTAGTGAAATTTCGGTCGAGCGCGAATCCAACGGCCCACCGACGGGTAAGCCCATCGCCATCGAGATTGCGGGCGATGATTTCAAAACGCTCAGCACCATCGAGAAGCAGGTGCGTCAGCGGATTCAGCAGGCCGGTATCAAAGGGATCGACCAACTCAAAACCGACCTGATTACCAACAAGCCCGAAATCGTGATCGACATCGACCGTGACAAAGCCGAGCGCGAAGGTATTTCGTTAGGGCAGGTCGCGCTGGCGATTCGGACGGCCCTGTTCGGTACGGAAATCTCGAAATTCCGCGACGCCAAAGACGAGTACCCGATCATGGTTCGGCTGCGTCCCGACGACCGGAGTCAGATCGAGCGGCTGTTGAGCCTGAACGTCGTCTATCGCGACATGGCGTCGGGTGGGCAGTTGCGGCAGGTACCCGTTACGTCGGTGGCCAACATCAGCTACTCGACTACGTTCAGCCAGATCAACCGTAAGAATCAGCAGCGGGTCGTCACGCTTAGTTCAGACGTAGTACCGGGGTATAACGCCAACCAGATTGTGGGGCAGATTCAGGAGGTCGTTAACGACATGGACGTACCGAACGGCTACACGATCAAGATGGGCGGGGAGCAGGAAGATCAGCAGGAGTCCGCAAACTTCCTGATTTCGGCCTTCGGCGTCGCCATTCTGCTCATCTACCTGATTCTGGCTACCCAGTTCAATTCGGTCGTGAAGCCGCTGATCATCTTCGTTACCATCGCACTGTCGCTGATTGGCGTGTTGCTGGGCTTTGTTATCGCAGGTAAAACGTTCTCGGTTATCATGTCGGGCGTCGGTATCATCGCCCTGGCCGGTATCGTGGTGAAAAACGGTATTCTGCTGATCGAATTTATTGAAGAGCTACGCGGGCGGGGTATTCCCCTGCGCGAAGCGATCATCGAAGCGGGCGGTATCCGCCTGACACCGGTACTGCTGACGGCGTCGGCCGCCGTGCTGGGCCTGATCCCGCTGGCGTTCGGCCTGACCATCGACTTCGTAAGCCTGTTCCGCGACTTCGACCCGCACCTCGTCATCGGTGGCGACTCGGCCGTATTCTGGAACATCCTGGCCTGGACAATCATCTTCGGTCTGACCTTCTCAACCGTGCTGACGCTGGTCATCGTGCCGTGTCTATACTGGATCAACGAGCGGGTGCGGATGAAGTGGTTCGGTAAGAAAGACCCCGCCCTGGACATGCAAAAGCAGCCAGAACGTGAGGAAGAGTTAGTGTAA
- a CDS encoding efflux RND transporter periplasmic adaptor subunit has protein sequence MKVVYAITLTAGLLGACSSEKKEGATDLAGKRTELAELKTQQAELTRKIKTLEGEVARLDPVEATEGRTKDVTVAPVAASTFKHFVELQGTIDAKNNVQVSPKSGGVVTAVYVKEGDNVRAGQAIAKVDDQLLRESQSELKTQLSLANTIFEKQASLWKQQIGTEIQYLQAKNNKEALERRLSTLNAQIGQSVVTAPISGVVDQVTVKIGQSAAPGMSLVRVVNLSQLKVVAKVADTYSGSVQKGAPIMVRLPDLNRNLNSTISFVSTTVDPLSRTFTIEAPLPADNSLKPNMLAQVKINDQTKANAIVINQNLIQSTESGQLVYVVESAGGKKIAKARPVKTGPSYGGQIAILSGLKAGDQLVTTGYQDLVDGQPISF, from the coding sequence ATGAAAGTAGTCTACGCAATTACGCTGACCGCAGGCCTGTTAGGGGCTTGCTCGTCGGAGAAGAAAGAGGGCGCTACCGACCTGGCCGGTAAGCGGACCGAACTGGCGGAACTGAAAACCCAGCAGGCGGAACTCACGAGAAAGATTAAGACGCTGGAGGGCGAAGTGGCCCGGCTCGACCCCGTGGAAGCGACGGAAGGCCGCACGAAAGACGTGACGGTGGCCCCGGTTGCGGCCAGCACGTTTAAGCATTTTGTCGAGTTGCAGGGTACCATCGACGCCAAAAACAACGTGCAGGTGTCGCCCAAATCGGGCGGGGTCGTTACGGCGGTGTACGTCAAGGAAGGCGACAACGTGCGGGCTGGTCAGGCGATAGCCAAAGTCGACGATCAGTTGCTGCGCGAATCGCAGTCTGAGTTGAAAACACAGTTGTCGCTGGCCAATACGATTTTCGAAAAGCAGGCGTCTCTCTGGAAACAGCAGATCGGCACCGAGATCCAGTACTTGCAGGCTAAAAACAATAAAGAAGCCCTCGAACGGCGGCTGTCGACGCTCAACGCTCAGATTGGGCAGTCGGTCGTGACGGCACCCATTTCGGGTGTTGTCGATCAGGTCACTGTGAAAATTGGTCAGTCGGCGGCTCCGGGCATGAGCCTGGTTCGGGTTGTGAATCTGTCGCAGTTAAAGGTCGTCGCGAAAGTGGCCGATACGTATTCGGGCAGCGTGCAGAAAGGCGCGCCCATCATGGTACGTCTGCCGGACCTGAACCGCAACCTGAACTCGACCATCTCGTTCGTGTCGACAACGGTCGATCCGCTGAGCCGGACATTCACCATCGAAGCCCCGCTACCGGCCGACAATAGTCTGAAACCGAACATGCTGGCGCAGGTAAAGATCAACGATCAGACGAAAGCCAACGCCATCGTCATCAACCAGAACCTGATTCAGAGCACCGAAAGTGGGCAACTGGTGTACGTGGTGGAGAGCGCCGGTGGTAAGAAAATTGCCAAAGCCCGGCCCGTCAAAACAGGGCCGTCGTACGGTGGGCAGATTGCCATTTTGTCGGGCCTGAAAGCGGGCGATCAACTAGTAACGACGGGTTATCAGGACCTAGTGGATGGGCAGCCGATCAGTTTTTAG